The window ATCCATCAATCATTTGGTCATCTGGAATAGTAAAGATTAatttgaaggaaggaaataaatggggatggatagatagatagctTGGGAGCGACTGATTAGTTATTCGTCCATTGTGACTTGTAAAAGATGACTCCAAGAAATACCTATGTCATGGTAGATAATGGTATTTTAAATAGTTGTGCGGAATAGAAATTGAGTATCCAGCTGGAAACAGTGTTCAGAAAGACATGTTGGCCTCACTAAGGAGAGCTTAGGAGAGAAACTGGAAATGTCATTCATTTGTACAGGCACTAATTGCTGTAGACTTTGCAGCTGCTTGATTTTAGCTTATTTCCCTGCACTACTTCTTGCCTTTGCTGTGCTTCATTCTCTTGCCCAGGAACTTGAGTTTGACTCAGTGTCACATGAACATATTATCTTCTGTGCCAGGGCTTTAGCTGTGTTGTATTGTCCTGTGCTGCCATAAGTCTCATGTTTCTGTTGTGTTGGCTTGGGATCTTCAACTTTCTTCTCTCTGGGGGCCTCTGCACTCTCGCTTTGCTGTGCTGTAGAGTTATCCCAGATGCAGAACCAGCCCTCACTCTCactcttgttctgttttttggtGTAATGTCTAGCTTTATTTGCAGCTCCTTCAGCAGACTGCCTCCTCTGGGAACCTCAACACCCTGAGCAGCCTCCACCCAATGGGAGGTAAGTGTTTCACTGCTGTAGAGGAGCAGCAGCACCCAGGCCAACAGACCCAGCTGCCAACAGTCTTGAGAGTTTTACACCATtggtgcaaaaaaagaaaaaaaaaaaaaagttcactcaTCACATAAAACCAGCCTAAGATGAACATTCCATAACTCCACTGCCTTGTCTCTGTAAGGTGCCTGTATTGTCAGTCAGTACCACATTGCTCTGATGTTGTCTGCTGCCTCCCATCACTTTAAGTTACTGGTGGGGAAGAAGATGGAAAATTGCTTCTGTTAGCACCTAGGGACTATCTGAGGCCCTTCTGATGAAGAGAAAATTGCAGGATCTCTTGATTTCTACAATAAAGTGATTTTCAGTGACTGAGGAAAAGTCAAGGATGGCGTCCATGCACATGACTTAATCTGAAGCTGCTAGAACTGAGGCAGTTAGTTGACCTGTGTGGTCCTATACATGTTAGTTGTAGGGGAATTCCTGTTGTTTCTGTTGAGATACATGGAAAACGTAAATGAAAAATACCTGCCTGGGCTTAGAACAAAATGGGGCTCTTCAGACACATCTGAGCCTGGGCCTTGAGAAAGATCAGTGGGGGTAGGGAGTGGGGCACTTCCAAAGCTGCCTGTGCTATACAACCTTCTGACAAGATAAGACTGAGCAAGTACATTTGAGAAAGCAGTAGTTGTCAGTGAACTGCATTTTTGCATGAAAATTTTTGATAGTGGTTCACATTGTCCTAGGGAATGCTGTGTTTTGGAATGTTGGTggattatattgtatttttattctcacTTTTTCCACCTCTACCACCAATCTACCTTTCCATCATATAGTAAATGGTTTACAACATCCACACCACAGTTCAGGTTTCTCCTCTTAACTTCATTATCTAGGGCTTTCCATCTTCTGATAATGATTAATCTGCTATGGGAATGGCagtgttttctttattctttcttctcttgatgtattcatacatgttcTCTTCTGTCATTCCTTCTGGGCTTTTTGGGTCTGTGTTGTGTTTTCCACTTGTTCCTTGGTCCCCTGCATTGCACAAAGCAAGACCCCTATAAAGTTTGAGGATCTTAGATGCAGTTCCATTCTGTACCATAGGTTTTGGCATTGTTGTTTCCTTGGGCTCCTGGCCTCACACTAGGCTACATACATATTCTTCTTTCAGTCTCCTGATCGTCCACCCCTTTATTAATGCTCATATGGGGTGCTATGCCAATGAATTAActaatttttctctgaataaatgatttcacatttctttcttttttggaggtGGGGGTTACATGTACTGTGGGTTGAACACATCCTAAATATACAGTCTACTActgatatatatccaaagcaaTTTAAGTTTTCTTAATGAGTGATATCTGGccgggcacagtgacacatgcctgtaatcccagctactctggaggctgaggcaaggtcaaggcgagacctgtctcaaaacaaaaaagatggggatgtagcttggtggtaaactgcttctgggttcagtccctagtacctaACCATCCTGCAATCTTGCAAAAATGtgatatctgatttttttttttttttttttttttttttttttttttgagccctGTAATTTTGCTAGTAAGGCTTATCTTGAGCAGTTCTTTGTCTAGGACCAGCCTTCTACTGTCTTGCTGGAGTGGACATCAAGCACTCTTATCTGCTGGCTGATCTCTTGCTTTGGATGTTGCAGGGTTAAATGCAATGCAGTTACAGAATTTGGCTGCACTAGCTGCTGCAGCTAGCGCAGCTCAGAACACACCAAGTGGTACCAATGCTCTCACTACATCCAGCAGTCCCCTCAGCGTACTCACCAGTTCAGGTAAGCATGTTATAGGAACTATTATGCCATTGTGTGCCTTGGACAGATCTTCTGTTTTGAAAGCAGAGTCCAAAGAGAAAGCTGTATCATTCTGGAAAAGAGTTAACAATTATATGCAGAGGAGTTGGATTATGAACAACAaattttcaaatgtcattttctGACTTAagaaaaaatcttattttttttaatttgctataaCTATCATCTGTCTCTGTCCTTAGAAGGACAGTTATCAGTATTAGTAACTGAAACTTCTTTGCAAATAGAAGAGTTGTATAATATCACTTTTGTGATACTATTGACAAGAGAAGGCAAGTAATGGCTTGAGCTTaacttctgaatttttaatagCAGGGTCCTCACCTAGCTCCAGCAGCAGTAACTCTGTCAACCCAATAGCCTCACTTGGAGCCCTGCAAACATTAGCTGGAGCAACAGCTGGCCTCAATGTTGGCTCTCTGGCAGGTAAGGGGCAGCCTCTGGTTGTCATTGGGCCATTCCTTGTGTAGTAGCACATCTTAAGAAGCGATGGTAGGGGGCACCACTAGTGTTAGAGTGGCCTAGAAAAGTTGGAAATAACTATGGGATTTTGAATCAGACCTGAGTAAAATCCCACCTCGTCCCTTAGCTAACTGTAGCCTTGGACCACCTTTTTACTGTTACTTTCTCTTCTTTGAAATAggagcaataaaatattttgaagggtTATTAAGAAGTTAAGTGGGGGgttttgactcagtggtagagtgctcacttagcacgtgtgaggccctgggttcaatcctcagcaccacacaagaatgaataaataaaaataaaggagggctggggttgtgactcagtggtagagtgcttgcctggcacgtgtgaggcactgagttcgattctcagtattgtatacaaacaaataaaggttgatcacaactgaaaaattttttttttttttttaaatacaggtattgtgttcatctatgacttaaaaaaagtattagggggctggggatatagctcagttggtaaagtgcctgcctcacatgcacaagaccctgggttcaatccccagcaccaaaaataaaaagtattagtAGTAGTTAAGTGAAGACAGGCAttgtggcatacacctgtaatcccagctacttaagagagtgaggcaggaggatataaAGTCCAAGCCAGCCTGTTCAACataaacctgtctcaaaataaaatataaatgcctcgggatgtagttcagtggtaaagcacttgcctagcatgagtgaggtcctggtttcaatcccgccacccccccacccccccaaggTTAATAAAGTGATGATGAGCACATTGCTTAGTACAGTGCCTGGCAACATAGAATATACTCAGTAAACAATGTTAACTACGGTTTTAATGATAGTGTTTACCCACATCTTATTATAGATCATATGTAATCCTTTTAGTTCCTAGTCCTGGGATTTCTTATTTTACTAAATTCCAGTTCTATATTAGAAAGTGGCAAAATAGCCAAAGAGAAAATGGAGCCTGGCATGTGTAGGTGGCATCAGTTCTTCCACAGGTTGGAGAAAGTAATGGAGAGAACCACACCTAGgcatggtatttttttaatgttcacatTAGCAGCAAGGCCTGGCAGGTGTCCTGAAATCAGACCAATCAGTTGAACCTCAGGAAGAAGCtaaaagggagaggagagggcaaACTTTGAGGTTTTCCCTATTCTAGGTGTCTTAAGTATACCTGTCTCTGGCATCAGTTGAGTCTTTCTTGTATATTAATCCTGCTTTTCTTCAACCAAGGGATGGCTGCTTTAAATGGTGGCCTGGGCAGCAGTGGCCTTTCCAATGGCACTGGGAGCACCATGGAGGCCCTCACCCAGGCCTACTCGGgtatccaacaatatgctgctgcAGCGCTTCCCACTCTGTACAACCAGAATCTCTTGACACAGCAGAGTATTGGTGCTGCTGGAAGCCAGAAGGAAGGTGAGTGCCAAGGGAAATTGGGAATAGGGGTGGGCATGTCACTCCTTCTGGACCAGTACTGAAAGGCAGGGCAGAGGTTACAAGGACCTTTTAGGTAGTCAGAACACTTTCCTGTCCAAAGGCAAgagtaaaactgaaaaacactGCAAAGAGTGATGTGTTTTTGGAATGTTTTCTGGTTGTAACTTAGATCCTCTGTACACCCTCCTGGGATGGGAGCTatagtttttaattaaagaaacagATACTGGCCTTATTGCTTCTGAAATCATTTGACAAGAATCTGTTTTAGGTAGGACATCATCTCTGAGTTATACCTCTGTTAAAAGTATCTTCTGTCTCAGTGTCCTTTTTAGGGATATCATTTGGTATTTTCCTCACTTTCTTATTAATGCTTGTTCTAATTGAGGAGAAACAGGTGAATAGGACAAAAGAAGTTCAAACCAATGGGATGATAAAGTGGGAAGTATGTCCTTTGACATAAGTggaattaaatttgttttaaatgaaatttaatttagaaGGCTTCCAGACAGGCCTGATGGTGATGTGTAGAACTAGAGAGTTCTGTCTCTTTTGTACCTGGTTTTGACAGGGTTTTTATAATCACAAGCTGTCAGGTTTTAAGCACTAAAGTAGGAAAGATAAAGTATCCTCTTTTGCTGTAGCCCCAAGGAGTTCTGCTCTAATCCCTCCTCACCTGCTCTGAATTAAACACCTCTCTGCCCTAGAGATAGTGCAGTGGGGAAATACTGGTTCTCTCTAGAACTGGAACCTGTATGTTAGTGAAAACTACAGAGGTAGACAATAAACAAGTTGAAAGCATGATATGTTTCAGATAGTGCTGTGAAGAGTGACCAGTAGAAAAAGGGATAGAGAGTGCCAGAGGCACTGCATTTTATGCCAAATAGAGAAAGTCTCTAAATTGACATTTGAGTAGAGATCTgaaagaagtttttttaaaaaagggcaagCCAAGTGAGTATCTAGAGGAAGAATAATGGGGTGAGGGGGAActgcaagtgcaaaggccctgaggcagtcACATTTTACCATTGTGTATGGCAACAGTGAGGAGGGCAGGATGGTTGGAGAATGACTGGACTGTAATTTTGATAAAAACTGTTTGGTTAGAAAGTCGCTGAGTGTAAGTGGTTGGATGAAGAAATCATGTTCTGAGTGCTGGGATtgtgactcggtggtagagcacttgcctggcacgtgtgagacaatgggttcaatcctcagcagcacgtaaaaataaataaataaaataaaggtattattgtgtctgtctacaactaaaaaataattttttttttttttttttttttttaaagcatgttctGTTTTTGAACTCTGTTAATCaggcacattttttaaaaattctatttactgctgggtacagtggtatgccctcttgtaatcctagctacacAGAAAGCTgaagtagaaggatcacaagttcaaggccaatcttggcaacttaaaaagaccctgtctcaaaaaatagaatgGACTgagactatagctcagtggtaaagcacctctggattcagttcctactacaaaaaaaaaatatttttacatatggcTAAATTTACTCACTTTGCTATATAGATCTGTGAGCTTTGACAAATACATATAGACatacaaccaccaccaccacaaaagtAGACCAGTCCATCATCCTTCACACACTTTTGTAGTCATTTGCTTTTCCCACTCCTCCTAACAACTATTAGTCTACTTGCTATCCCTATAGTCTAGGCACAGTTTAACTTTTACTGCCTCCTTATCTTGTCCCTCTGTGGCCTTTAGTCTCTGCTTACTGCTTCACAAAGTTCTCTCCATGAGAAGGGGCTGGCTAACCATGGGGAAAGAAACCTAATCCAGGGATTGCCCTTTGCTTCCCTGCCTTGTGTTTGAAGAATTTGTTTAGCTCCCCCAAAGAGTCTTGTTTTTTGGGGGATCGTGATCATTTTACATAGGttaaaggaatgaaagaaggtGATGAGCATGCTTGACACTGACACTTTTCTAATCATTGGGTATTTTGAAGGTCCAGAAGGAGCCAATCTGTTCATTTACCACCTGCCCCAGGAGTTTGGAGATCAGGATCTGCTGCAGATGTTTATGCCCTTTGGGAATGTCGTGTCTGCCAAGGTTTTTATAGATAAGCAGACAAACCTGAGCAAATGTTTTGGTATGTTGACTTCCCTTCTGGTGTTAGAGTGGGATTAAGTTTTTCACTTAAGAAAGGGGGGCTGATAATAGGAAATGCTGGATTTGAGTTCGGGCTGTTGTTTAAGTTACCCTTGAGCAGATCACCTGACCACTttttgagcttcagttttctcatatctGTAGAGGAGGTAATGATTTCTGTCCACAGTACTGCTCcagagggaaaaataattttatgaaaatggcTTGCAGAAGatcttaaaatactttataaatatcaGATGGTATTATTATTAAGAATCTTAATTTATGGGCCTGATGTGGTGGTGTTCCCTTGTCATCCCAGGGACTTAGGAGGTGGAGtccaggaggatcttaagttcaaggccagcctcagcaacttagcaagaaaccctgtctttaaaaatataaaggactgggggtgtaactcagtggcaaagtgtccctgggttcaaacttcagtaccaaaaaaattttaaaataaaagagccaggtttggtggtgcacacctgtaatcccagcagcctgggaggccaaggcaagaggattgtgagttcaaaaccatccatagcaacttagtgagaccctgtctcaaaataaaatattaaaaagggttgggaatgtggctcaatggttaagcacctctaagttcaatcccctgtatcacccaaataaatgaatgagtgaatgaatgaataaataaatcctaATTTATTTCATGTGATATTGTTTCCAGAGTGTATGTCCCTGCTGAGAAAAATTGGGACTTGAGACTGTGTCTCTTGCATAAAGGAAGACTGAGTCTTCTTGCCTCATTATGTCTCTCACCTAGATTTCTGCTTGGACACACAGGTTTTGTAAGTTACGACAATCCTGTTTCTGCTCAAGCTGCCATCCAGTCCATGAACGGCTTTCAAATTGGCATGAAGAGGCTTAAAGTGCAGCTCAAACGTTCGAAGAATGACAGCAAGCCCTACTGAGCGTGCTCCCCTCTTGAGACTGGAGTGAGAGGGTCTTCTGGTAAGTGGGGGAGGAGCACCCTTAATGATTCGAAGCCCTAAGGCTGTGTGTTGACAGCCCTGGACCCTGATCCCTGCCACTCTCGCAGGCACAGCTTGCCCTGAAGACTCGGCTACTGCCTTCTGTGGGAGTTTCGCTTCGTACAGAGGACAAAGTTTGTGCTTTGGTTTCCAGTGTTTTACTTTGGAGTTTAGGTGCCATAtcctgagtttctttttttttttcccccctcctttATTTAAAGTTTGCCGTGTTTGTAACCAGTGTGTGTTGAGAAGGACCAACACCAAACCAGCCTCGGGGAAAGGGAATggggaaatgtttttaaaaaatgatgatcaGAATTTTCCCCAAACCACCCCAAGAGAGgactaagtaaaacaaaaagttgaccCTCAGAATCTCCCCAAGTGCAAGGGTGAGTGAAATGAAAACTGACATCCAAGAGTTGCAGGGGTGGAGTGGTGGGTTGGCTCTGGAGGAGAGGAGTGATTTGACACCTAATGCTCAGGCAGCTGAAGTCAGAAACTCCTCCAATGCTGCCTTCTGTAGATATATGGAGTTTTTGCCACCTATTTTTCAGATTCTTGTCCTGGATTTCTGcctctttttttctaaaaggGGTCACCAGTTCTCTGGAAATAAAGCACCTCTTAATTAGCCTGACATATGCAAAAAGCAGGGAGACATCACCCATTGCTGGACTTCCTCAACCACCAATGCTATTGGATTGCCCTGCCTAGCTGGTGGCTGTTTGGGATAAGCAGCCAAAgaggtcatttttcttttattccaacaTCAAATGAGATCATGACCCATTTCCAATAGCTCTCTTAAAAGAAGGCCTCTGTGGAAGATGTTGCCTGTTTTCCTTCCTTAGAATTCACCACAGCAAGGAACATCACCCCCATGCCAAGCCACAGTTTTCTCATGAGGGCAAATCCAGAAAGGTCTTGCAGCATCTTGCTGAAGGGAGCACCTCCCCTGGGCAGAGTGATCAAAAGCCATCTAGTTGTGAGAGGAGAACCCTGCTTCTTAATATACCTGAATCAGAAGGTTCCTTCAAATCAGGATGCCACATTTGCCAGTGGCCAGACTTAATACTTAAGAACCTGAAGAGGTCCGTGCTTGCCTCCTTGAGCGAGGTGTCCCAGAGGTGGTATTCCCACAGAG of the Sciurus carolinensis chromosome 11, mSciCar1.2, whole genome shotgun sequence genome contains:
- the Celf1 gene encoding CUGBP Elav-like family member 1 isoform X1; translated protein: MAAFKLDFLPEMMVDHCSLNSSPVSKKMNGTLDHPDQPDLDAIKMFVGQVPRTWSEKDLRELFEQYGAVYEINVLRDRSQNPPQSKGCCFVTFYTRKAALEAQNALHNMKVLPGMHHPIQMKPADSEKNNAVEDRKLFIGMISKKCTENDIRVMFSSFGQIEECRILRGPDGLSRGCAFVTFTTRAMAQTAIKAMHQAQTMEGCSSPMVVKFADTQKDKEQKRMAQQLQQQMQQISAASVWGNLAGLNTLGPQYLALYLQLLQQTASSGNLNTLSSLHPMGGLNAMQLQNLAALAAAASAAQNTPSGTNALTTSSSPLSVLTSSAGSSPSSSSSNSVNPIASLGALQTLAGATAGLNVGSLAGMAALNGGLGSSGLSNGTGSTMEALTQAYSGIQQYAAAALPTLYNQNLLTQQSIGAAGSQKEGPEGANLFIYHLPQEFGDQDLLQMFMPFGNVVSAKVFIDKQTNLSKCFGFVSYDNPVSAQAAIQSMNGFQIGMKRLKVQLKRSKNDSKPY
- the Celf1 gene encoding CUGBP Elav-like family member 1 isoform X4 yields the protein MAAFKLDFLPEMMVDHCSLNSSPVSKKMNGTLDHPDQPDLDAIKMFVGQVPRTWSEKDLRELFEQYGAVYEINVLRDRSQNPPQSKGCCFVTFYTRKAALEAQNALHNMKVLPGMHHPIQMKPADSEKNNVEDRKLFIGMISKKCTENDIRVMFSSFGQIEECRILRGPDGLSRGCAFVTFTTRAMAQTAIKAMHQAQTMEGCSSPMVVKFADTQKDKEQKRMAQQLQQQMQQISAASVWGNLAGLNTLGPQYLALYLQLLQQTASSGNLNTLSSLHPMGGLNAMQLQNLAALAAAASAAQNTPSGTNALTTSSSPLSVLTSSGSSPSSSSSNSVNPIASLGALQTLAGATAGLNVGSLAGMAALNGGLGSSGLSNGTGSTMEALTQAYSGIQQYAAAALPTLYNQNLLTQQSIGAAGSQKEGPEGANLFIYHLPQEFGDQDLLQMFMPFGNVVSAKVFIDKQTNLSKCFGFVSYDNPVSAQAAIQSMNGFQIGMKRLKVQLKRSKNDSKPY
- the Celf1 gene encoding CUGBP Elav-like family member 1 isoform X2; amino-acid sequence: MAAFKLDFLPEMMVDHCSLNSSPVSKKMNGTLDHPDQPDLDAIKMFVGQVPRTWSEKDLRELFEQYGAVYEINVLRDRSQNPPQSKGCCFVTFYTRKAALEAQNALHNMKVLPGMHHPIQMKPADSEKNNAVEDRKLFIGMISKKCTENDIRVMFSSFGQIEECRILRGPDGLSRGCAFVTFTTRAMAQTAIKAMHQAQTMEGCSSPMVVKFADTQKDKEQKRMAQQLQQQMQQISAASVWGNLAGLNTLGPQYLALYLQLLQQTASSGNLNTLSSLHPMGGLNAMQLQNLAALAAAASAAQNTPSGTNALTTSSSPLSVLTSSGSSPSSSSSNSVNPIASLGALQTLAGATAGLNVGSLAGMAALNGGLGSSGLSNGTGSTMEALTQAYSGIQQYAAAALPTLYNQNLLTQQSIGAAGSQKEGPEGANLFIYHLPQEFGDQDLLQMFMPFGNVVSAKVFIDKQTNLSKCFGFVSYDNPVSAQAAIQSMNGFQIGMKRLKVQLKRSKNDSKPY
- the Celf1 gene encoding CUGBP Elav-like family member 1 isoform X3 codes for the protein MAAFKLDFLPEMMVDHCSLNSSPVSKKMNGTLDHPDQPDLDAIKMFVGQVPRTWSEKDLRELFEQYGAVYEINVLRDRSQNPPQSKGCCFVTFYTRKAALEAQNALHNMKVLPGMHHPIQMKPADSEKNNVEDRKLFIGMISKKCTENDIRVMFSSFGQIEECRILRGPDGLSRGCAFVTFTTRAMAQTAIKAMHQAQTMEGCSSPMVVKFADTQKDKEQKRMAQQLQQQMQQISAASVWGNLAGLNTLGPQYLALYLQLLQQTASSGNLNTLSSLHPMGGLNAMQLQNLAALAAAASAAQNTPSGTNALTTSSSPLSVLTSSAGSSPSSSSSNSVNPIASLGALQTLAGATAGLNVGSLAGMAALNGGLGSSGLSNGTGSTMEALTQAYSGIQQYAAAALPTLYNQNLLTQQSIGAAGSQKEGPEGANLFIYHLPQEFGDQDLLQMFMPFGNVVSAKVFIDKQTNLSKCFGFVSYDNPVSAQAAIQSMNGFQIGMKRLKVQLKRSKNDSKPY
- the Celf1 gene encoding CUGBP Elav-like family member 1 isoform X9, which gives rise to MNGTLDHPDQPDLDAIKMFVGQVPRTWSEKDLRELFEQYGAVYEINVLRDRSQNPPQSKGCCFVTFYTRKAALEAQNALHNMKVLPGMHHPIQMKPADSEKNNAVEDRKLFIGMISKKCTENDIRVMFSSFGQIEECRILRGPDGLSRGCAFVTFTTRAMAQTAIKAMHQAQTMEGCSSPMVVKFADTQKDKEQKRMAQQLQQQMQQISAASVWGNLAGLNTLGPQYLALYLQLLQQTASSGNLNTLSSLHPMGGLNAMQLQNLAALAAAASAAQNTPSGTNALTTSSSPLSVLTSSAGSSPSSSSSNSVNPIASLGALQTLAGATAGLNVGSLAGMAALNGGLGSSGLSNGTGSTMEALTQAYSGIQQYAAAALPTLYNQNLLTQQSIGAAGSQKEGPEGANLFIYHLPQEFGDQDLLQMFMPFGNVVSAKVFIDKQTNLSKCFGFVSYDNPVSAQAAIQSMNGFQIGMKRLKVQLKRSKNDSKPY
- the Celf1 gene encoding CUGBP Elav-like family member 1 isoform X8, which translates into the protein MAAFKLDFLPEMMVDHCSLNSSPVSKKMNGTLDHPDQPDLDAIKMFVGQVPRTWSEKDLRELFEQYGAVYEINVLRDRSQNPPQSKGCCFVTFYTRKAALEAQNALHNMKVLPGMHHPIQMKPADSEKNNVEDRKLFIGMISKKCTENDIRVMFSSFGQIEECRILRGPDGLSRGCAFVTFTTRAMAQTAIKAMHQAQTMEGCSSPMVVKFADTQKDKEQKRMAQQLQQQMQQISAASVWGNLAGLNTLGPQYLALLQQTASSGNLNTLSSLHPMGGLNAMQLQNLAALAAAASAAQNTPSGTNALTTSSSPLSVLTSSGSSPSSSSSNSVNPIASLGALQTLAGATAGLNVGSLAGMAALNGGLGSSGLSNGTGSTMEALTQAYSGIQQYAAAALPTLYNQNLLTQQSIGAAGSQKEGPEGANLFIYHLPQEFGDQDLLQMFMPFGNVVSAKVFIDKQTNLSKCFGFVSYDNPVSAQAAIQSMNGFQIGMKRLKVQLKRSKNDSKPY
- the Celf1 gene encoding CUGBP Elav-like family member 1 isoform X5, which codes for MAAFKLDFLPEMMVDHCSLNSSPVSKKMNGTLDHPDQPDLDAIKMFVGQVPRTWSEKDLRELFEQYGAVYEINVLRDRSQNPPQSKGCCFVTFYTRKAALEAQNALHNMKVLPGMHHPIQMKPADSEKNNAVEDRKLFIGMISKKCTENDIRVMFSSFGQIEECRILRGPDGLSRGCAFVTFTTRAMAQTAIKAMHQAQTMEGCSSPMVVKFADTQKDKEQKRMAQQLQQQMQQISAASVWGNLAGLNTLGPQYLALLQQTASSGNLNTLSSLHPMGGLNAMQLQNLAALAAAASAAQNTPSGTNALTTSSSPLSVLTSSAGSSPSSSSSNSVNPIASLGALQTLAGATAGLNVGSLAGMAALNGGLGSSGLSNGTGSTMEALTQAYSGIQQYAAAALPTLYNQNLLTQQSIGAAGSQKEGPEGANLFIYHLPQEFGDQDLLQMFMPFGNVVSAKVFIDKQTNLSKCFGFVSYDNPVSAQAAIQSMNGFQIGMKRLKVQLKRSKNDSKPY
- the Celf1 gene encoding CUGBP Elav-like family member 1 isoform X7; translated protein: MAAFKLDFLPEMMVDHCSLNSSPVSKKMNGTLDHPDQPDLDAIKMFVGQVPRTWSEKDLRELFEQYGAVYEINVLRDRSQNPPQSKGCCFVTFYTRKAALEAQNALHNMKVLPGMHHPIQMKPADSEKNNVEDRKLFIGMISKKCTENDIRVMFSSFGQIEECRILRGPDGLSRGCAFVTFTTRAMAQTAIKAMHQAQTMEGCSSPMVVKFADTQKDKEQKRMAQQLQQQMQQISAASVWGNLAGLNTLGPQYLALLQQTASSGNLNTLSSLHPMGGLNAMQLQNLAALAAAASAAQNTPSGTNALTTSSSPLSVLTSSAGSSPSSSSSNSVNPIASLGALQTLAGATAGLNVGSLAGMAALNGGLGSSGLSNGTGSTMEALTQAYSGIQQYAAAALPTLYNQNLLTQQSIGAAGSQKEGPEGANLFIYHLPQEFGDQDLLQMFMPFGNVVSAKVFIDKQTNLSKCFGFVSYDNPVSAQAAIQSMNGFQIGMKRLKVQLKRSKNDSKPY